The sequence AGAGGCTCGCTGCGGAGCGAGGTTCCCTCGGCACCGCCCCGGAAAAAGACACGGCCGCCCGCGGGCGGCCGTGCGATTCAGCCCTTGCCGGTTAGCGCTGAACCTGCGTCACATCACGCACCGCGCCGGTATCGGCACTGGTGGTCAGCGCGGCATAGGCCTGCAGCGCAGCGGAGACCGCGCGCTGGCGGCCAACCGGTTTCCAGGCATCGACGCCCTTGGCCTCCATGGCCTTGCGGCGAGCCGCCAGGGTGGCGTCGTCGATGGCCAGATTGATGCGCCGGTTCGGGATGTCGATGTCGACGGTGTCGCCCTCTTCGATCAGGCCGATCGCGCCGCCGCAGGCCGCTTCGGGCGAAGCGTGGCCGATCGACAGCCCCGAGGTGCCGCCGGAGAAGCGCCCGTCGGTGAGCAGTGCGCAGGCCTTGCCCAGGCCCTTGGACTTGAGATAGCTGGTCGGGTAGAGCATCTCCTGCATGCCCGGACCGCCCTTGGGCCCTTCGTAGCGGATGATGACCACGTCGCCGGCGACGATCTGATCGCCGAGGATCGCCGCCACGGCGGCGTCCTGGCTCTCGAAGACGCGGGCGCGGCCGGAGAACACCCAGATCGACTCATCCACCCCGGCGGTCTTGACGATGCAGCCCTTCTCGGCAATGTTGCCATAGAGCACGGCGAGGCCGCCCTCCTGGCTGAAGGCGTTGGCCTTGTCGCGGATCACGCCATGGCTGCGATCCATGTCGAGCTCGTTCCAGCGGCGATCCTGGCTGAAGGCCACCTGGGTGGGCACCCCGCCGGGCGCGGCGCGGAAGAAGTCGAACACCTTGTTGTCATGCGCCTGCATCACGTCCCAGCGCGCCAGGGCGTCCTTGAGCGTCTTGCTGTGCACGGTGTGGGCATTGCTGTGCAGCAGGCCGGCGCGGTCGAGTTCGCCGAGGATGCCCATGATGCCGCCGGCGCGGTGCACGTCTTCGATATGCACATCCGGCACCGCCGGCGCCACCTTGGACAGGCAGGGCACCCTGCGCGAGATGCGGTCGATGTCGGCCATGGTGAAGTTGACTTCGGCCTCGCGCGCCGCGGCCAGCAGGTGCAGCACGGTGTTGGTCGAGCCGCCCATGGCCACATCGAGGGTGATGGCGTTTTCAAACGCTTCGAAGGTGGCGATGCTGCGCGGCAGCACCGTGGCGTCATCCTGCTCGTAGTAGCGCCGCGCCAGCTCGACGATCTTGCGCCCGGCGGTGAGGAACAGCTGCTTGCGGTCGGCATGGGTGGCCACCACCGTGCCGTTGCCCGGCAGCGACAGGCCCAGCGCCTCGGTCAGGCAGTTCATGGAGTTGGCGGTAAACATGCCGGAGCACGACCCGCAGGTCGGACAGGCGGAGCGCTCGACCGCAGCCACTTCCTCGTCCGAGCAGTTCGAATCGGCGGCCTTGACCATGGCGTCGACCAGGTCGAGGGAGATGACCTTGTTCTCCCACTTGACCTTGCCGGCCTCCATCGGGCCGCCGGAGACGAAGATCACGGGGATGTTCAGGCGCAGCGCGGCCATCAGCATGCCCGGGGTGATCTTGTCGCAG comes from Denitromonas sp. and encodes:
- the ilvD gene encoding dihydroxy-acid dehydratase, with product MPQYRSRTSTAGRNMAGARALWRATGMKDGDFEKPIIAVVNSFTQFVPGHVHLKDMGQLVAREIEAAGGVAKEFNTIAIDDGIAMGHGGMLYSLPSRDLIADSVEYMVNGHTADAMVCISNCDKITPGMLMAALRLNIPVIFVSGGPMEAGKVKWENKVISLDLVDAMVKAADSNCSDEEVAAVERSACPTCGSCSGMFTANSMNCLTEALGLSLPGNGTVVATHADRKQLFLTAGRKIVELARRYYEQDDATVLPRSIATFEAFENAITLDVAMGGSTNTVLHLLAAAREAEVNFTMADIDRISRRVPCLSKVAPAVPDVHIEDVHRAGGIMGILGELDRAGLLHSNAHTVHSKTLKDALARWDVMQAHDNKVFDFFRAAPGGVPTQVAFSQDRRWNELDMDRSHGVIRDKANAFSQEGGLAVLYGNIAEKGCIVKTAGVDESIWVFSGRARVFESQDAAVAAILGDQIVAGDVVIIRYEGPKGGPGMQEMLYPTSYLKSKGLGKACALLTDGRFSGGTSGLSIGHASPEAACGGAIGLIEEGDTVDIDIPNRRINLAIDDATLAARRKAMEAKGVDAWKPVGRQRAVSAALQAYAALTTSADTGAVRDVTQVQR